The sequence below is a genomic window from Corythoichthys intestinalis isolate RoL2023-P3 chromosome 12, ASM3026506v1, whole genome shotgun sequence.
cccaccgaattatttttaaacaagaataaagtagtaagaaaatgcttggctttattaaatgcttcatagtgagtctactcaaaccctctcaggctttgttaaacggtgattgacacatgtgcaaagtttttctttttatatatatttttttgtttgaagcaacttatttgattgaataataaagacacaaatgtcctagccaaaatgtggcccaaacacaaaacaacattacttcaaaggaaacatttgtttcaatcaagaaaaatagttttcaaatgcttttttgtctcaaatttatttttgctatcaaaaacaattttttttattgaagtgacttttttgggattaaaagtatatactgtattttgattgaagcaactgtttttgatagaagtaactttgttttttgattgaataataaaaatacaaatctacctccatcgttattgagagaaagaaattaagaaagctttaaaactaaaagccaccggggagtccttttttttttttttttttttttaatatttatatttcattacatagacatgcctcttagggaaaggagattgagggataaaaaaaggagttggatgaggctgctaaaggcagtggatacctcatcagctgggtgaatagcatacctagtaagaacaagtttgcaaggatagtcgggtattaaatacaattataaacgcaattacaatgttatttttctataagattttatgtcattgctttattaatcattagttgctagagttgttaagtatggataataatgaaataatagttttgagaaaactgtgctgttggtggctcagtgaccatctgatgtggtttgtttgtTCTcatatgaacaagttgaggaaggaaattttgatgcagaggttgaaggaagaaaagaggcagactgactgagtcacagccagaaagtgttgatgacagttatgatttctattcactgttgccccttcccaattaaagtatgtcacagtcgcagccaattattatctaaagctggttaaaattgaagttatgttgttttaaggtgtattaaatacttgttcatgtgccccttttgatctacgagcacctgcccctccaccggtctatgcacggccctgctgaaacacagtgtgggttgacagagctcaatattttgttggggtgtacagtgtactggaacatatttcctccacacccttctcacctttttaacccctgacccattttcatgcctggcatAGGGACCACTGCCCAAATCATATAATGTGATAAAGTATAATATGTATTTTATCATGACATTTCTTGCAAGTTGCGCTTCAATACAATTTGTGCTTTGTGAATTTGTATCGTACAGTCTGTTGGGGTTTCATGCGTAGTATGTTTGGTTTATATGTGTAATTTGTATTCCTGATTAAATGACTGATAAGCATGACTTTGTGCTCATACGATTTTATTACATTGTTATAtttcaatatacagtaaaaTACATGAAAAGTGCCATACATAAggattaacactttattttcattAAGTAGATAACATGTGCAATCAAAAAGGCTCTTACATCTCATCAGCATAACAGCCAGCTGCTCTCCTCTGatgaaaaatcaaaatacaTGTACATACAGAAAAAGAAAAgtacatttaaagtgcctacTCTACACCAGTTTGGCCCCACAGGAGCCAGGCTGCAGTATGCGCAGAGTTACAATATGTTTAACAGCTTTTCTAAACCAGGGGTAGAACAGGGCATAAATCAAGGGGTTTACACACGAGTTGAAATCAAACAGGTAGACAACATAATGTGCGGATGATGAAAAGCTTATGTCACCTACGAGAGAAGAAATgtaaaatggacaaaagcaGACAAGGAAGACAAGAACCAGAACACCGAGAGTCCTGGCCGCTTTCAGCTCGGATTTCTTTGCGCCTAAAGGGACAGAATTCTGTACTTTGCCACATGTGACGTGAGAACGCATGGCTCGCGCCTGAGACATAGCAACCATGAACACTCTGGTGTACAGCGTGATGATAATGCTGAGAGGGAGGATGAAAATTACAACCAAATCAAGAATCCCGCCATCCGTGTCAACATTAATAACACACTCCCCATAACATGAGCTGCATTTTTCCGGATGAGCAAGCTGATCCCTCAAAAGAATGCAACAGTACAAAAGAGACAAGAACCAGCAGAGACAAACACAAAGTTGgattcttttcacagtgactTTGATGTTATAATGGAGGGGATCACATATGGCAATGTAACGATCAGCTGATATCAACACCATGTTTCCCACTGAAGCGGACGTGATGATGAAGGAGGCAAATTGATAGCAAAAGCATGCTATGTCGCCAAAAGCCCAGCAGGCTGTGTTGACGTAGATCTCACCAGGCCAAACCAGGAGACCCACCAGGAAGTCTGAGATGGCGAGAGAGAGGAGGAGCAGGTTGGTGGGAGTGTGAAGCTGCCTGGACACAAGAAAAAGAATATACAGTATTGTACAATTGAAAACAATATACAACATAGACTACACTTCTTAatcagaacaaacaacaacttcAGAGTCCAGACAAACATAACAAACAGAAGTAAAAGACAACGTGAGATAGAAAAAGTGCCTGAAATGGGAGATTGCGACAATGACGAGCAAATTGAGCAGCACAGTGAGGACACAGGCTAAAGACAGCAGAACATTCAAAAGGACATCTCCAGATGATTCAGACATGGACTTCCTGCAGGACAGGTTGGCCAGCTGTGGAAAGCAGAGCTCTGAATGGACCTTGCTCTCCATGCAGAAGCTGCCGCTCAGACAGCGTTCTGGCCG
It includes:
- the LOC130927141 gene encoding trace amine-associated receptor 13c-like, translated to MESKVHSELCFPQLANLSCRKSMSESSGDVLLNVLLSLACVLTVLLNLLVIVAISHFRQLHTPTNLLLLSLAISDFLVGLLVWPGEIYVNTACWAFGDIACFCYQFASFIITSASVGNMVLISADRYIAICDPLHYNIKVTVKRIQLCVCLCWFLSLLYCCILLRDQLAHPEKCSSCYGECVINVDTDGGILDLVVIFILPLSIIITLYTRVFMVAMSQARAMRSHVTCGKVQNSVPLGAKKSELKAARTLGVLVLVFLVCFCPFYISSLVGDISFSSSAHYVVYLFDFNSCVNPLIYALFYPWFRKAVKHIVTLRILQPGSCGAKLV